The Leisingera daeponensis DSM 23529 genome includes the window CATCGCGGCTGAAGGTCTTGCCGATCATGTTGTTCATCATGCCGCCAAAGACGGGATGCGCATCCTCGCGTTCCGCGTCCGAACGGACCGCCGGCAAAACATGCTCCGGCCCGTACATATCGTGATAGGGTGCCGGCACGATATAGGGCCAATGCGGCTTGATATAGCTCAGATGCGCGCACCAGGGGCCTTCGGCCTGCGCGATGAACTCCATCGCCTGCGTGGTCAGCCAAGGGGTTTCGCTGTCTTCCTCGGCGATGTTGGCGGGCTTGTCCGCATTGACCATGAACCAGCCCGAGGCAATGTCTTGCCCCTCCACCCCGGCATTGGCGAAGTCGCTCCAGGGGTTTTCACCCGGATAGCCCTTGCCCTTCAGGTATTCGTTATAGGGGCTGCGCTTGCTGTCATAGAACCCGTCCGGCCCTTCCGCCCACAGCCCGTCATCGCGCACCCAGGGGTCAAAGCCGCATTCCGACTGGCGCACGCCGATCACGCTGTCCGGCGCCAGCCCCAGCCGCTGCATCCCCTCCGCATCCGCCACCATATGCGTCTTGCCGATCAGGTGGCAGCCCATGCCCGCCTTGCGCAGATGGTCTCCCATCGTCCACTCGCCCACCCGCAGGGGGTAGCTGTTGAACTGCACCCCGTGGCTGGAGGGGTAGCGCCCGGTATAGCTCGACATCCGGGACGAGCCGCAGGTGGGCGACTGCACATAGGCGCGGGTGAAGCGCACGCCCTTGGCGGCCAGCCCGTCGATATGCGGCGTCTGCAAATGCGGATGGCCCGCGCAGCTCAGGTAATCGAACCGCAGCTGGTCGAACATGATGTAGAGGATGTTCATCGGCGCCTCCCGCACAGTGCTGCCACATTGATAAACAGGTGAAGCAACCTTGACGAGGGTGTTTCCTTGACTGCCCGGCCAATGCAGCCGAACAGTGGAGCACATTGTGAGACTGTTTCAGAAAGCCATCATGACCCCGGAACTGCACGCCGTTTCCCTGCGGCCCGCGACCCAGGACGACTGTTCCAGCCTGGCCGCCCTGTCCATAGAGGTCTGGCTGGGCACTTATTTGCGCAACGGCATCAACCGCTTGTTCTCGGATTACGTCCTTTCCACCTACACGCCGGACCATTTTGCCGGTGCCTTGCAAAACCCTGCCGAACGCCTGATCGTTTCGCAAAACCAGGAAGGTATCGACGGCTGCATCCGTATCAGCCATGGCAGGCCAAGCCCGGCGGGCGGCCCCTCGCGCACCGAGATTTCGACGCTTTATGTCCAGCCCCGGCATCAGCGCAGGCGCATCGGGCGGCATCTTCTGGAAGCCGGTTTAAAGACTTGCCGGTCAGAAGGCTGGGACGCGCCGTGGCTTGCGGCCAACGCGCAGAACACGCGCGCCATTGCCTTCTATCTCCGGCACGGCTTTGAACCGGCAGGGCAGACCTTTTTTCAGGTTCAGGACAGCCAGTACCTCAACGATGTTTTGCAGTATCGCGGCAGCTGGCCCCCTGCAGAAACCTGAACCCGGCGGCTGCGGGATCACGTGCCGGCGTCTTCCTGCGGGGTGATCACCAGCAGCACCTGTCCCGCCTGCACCTGCGCCCCGGAACGCACCGCCACCGCCGCAACGGCACCCGGCGCGGCCGCCCGGATCTCGTGCTGCATCTTCATGGCCTCCATCACCGCAAGACGGCTGCCCGCGGCGACCCGGTCCCCCTCTGCCACGCAGATGTCCCGGACAACCCCATGCATCGGCGCAACGACCTGCCCGGCTTGCCCGGCGGTCTGCGCGCCGCAGGTGGCCCGCTGGCGGGTGAAGGTGACGATCTGCGCAGCAGTTGCGACCTGCAGCCTGTCCCCCACCAGCCGCCAGGACCTGAGGTCCGCCCGCCTGCCGTCCACCCGCAGGCCCTCGCCCTCTCCCGTCACGCGGTGCAGCCACCCGGGGCCAGCGACGCGCAGCCGGCCCGGCTCATCGCTCACCTGCACACTTTGGGTCTCGCCGTTGCAGCTCAGCCCGACAAAGGCGTGCAGGCTGCCCCGGCTCGACCAGCCAAGCAGTTCCGCTGCCACGCCGCCCGCCGCGGCGGCGCAGCGCTGCTGTTCCGCCCGGTGGATCAGGGCTGCACCCAGCGCCCAGATGCTGGAGGGCACCGCCACCGCCAGCCCGTCCGGAAAATGGCTGGCGATGAATGCGGTGGTGATATCCCCTTGCGCAAACTGCGGATGCGCCAGCACCTGCAGCAGGAAATCCCGGTTGCACACCGGCCCGAACAGCACGCAGTCCTGCAGCGCCGCCATCAGGCGCAGCCGCGCGTCTGCCCGGGTGCGGCCATGCGCGATCAGCTTGGCCAGCAGCGGATCGTAGAATGCCGGCACCTGCTGCCCCGAAACGATCCCGCTATCGGCGCGCACACCGTCACCGCAGGGCGGCTGCCAATGGGCGATCCGCCCGGATTGCGGCAGGAAGCCCTGCGCCGCATCCTCCGCATAGAGCCGCGCCTCGATCGCGTGGCCTTCCAGCTGCACATCACCCTGCGCCAGCCCCAAGGGCTCACCCCGCGCCACCCGGATCTGCAGTTCCACCAGGTCCAGGCCGGTGATCATCTCCGTCACCGGATGCTCCACCTGCAGCCGGGTGTTCATCTCCAGGAAATAGAACGCCCCGTCCCGGTCCAGCAGGAACTCGACCGTGCCCGCCCCCTGATAGCCGATGGCCTGCGCCGCCGTGACCGCCGCCGCCCCCATCCGGGCGCGCAAGGCTGCGTCCACGGCCGGGCTTGGCGCCTCTTCCACCACTTTCTGATGGCGGCGCTGGATAGAGCAGTCGCGCTCGCCCAAGTGGATCACAGTGCCATGCGCATCGCCAAAGATCTGCACCTCCACATGGCGCGGATGCAGCAGCGCCCTTTCCAGGATCACATCCCCGCAGCCGAAGGCGGCCAGCGCCTCGCTGCGGGCCAGATCCAGTGCAGCGCCGAAATCCGCCGCCTGCCGCACCAGCCGCATCCCCTTGCCGCCGCCGCCCGCAGCGGCCTTGATCATCACCGGAAAGCCGATCCGCGCCGCTTCTGCCGCCAGCACATCCGCCGCCTGATCCGCACCCTCATATCCGGGAACGCAGGGAACACCCGCCGCCAGCATCCTGCGCTTGGCCGCGGCCTTGTTTCCCATCAGGTCAATCGCCTCCGGTGCAGGGCCGATAAAGACCAGCCCGGCAGCCGCACAAGCGCGGGCGAATTCCGCGTTTTCCGACAGGAAGCCATAGCCCGGATGCACCGCGCCCGCGCCCGCCTCCCGGGCTGCCGCAATGATCTTGTCTATCGCAAGGTAGCTGTCCGCCGCGGGGCCCGCGCCGATGCGGATGGCGGTACCGGCAAAATCCGCATGCGGGCTGCCGGCATCCGCATCGGTATAAACCGCAGCGCTTTTCAGCCCCATCGCCCGCACCGTGCGCATCACCCGCAGCGCGATCTCGCCGCGGTTGGCCACCAGGATCGTGTCAAAACTGCTCATCCCGCCCCCCTCAGATCCGCGCCACGCCAAAGCTGTTGGGGTTCAGCTGCCGCGCCCGCGCCTCCTGGCAGGTTTGCAGGCAGAAGCCGAGCACCGCCCGGGTGTCGCGCGGGTCGATCATCCCCATGTCCAGCACCCGCCCCGAGGTGTAGAAGGCATCCGATTGCCGGTCGAAATGCGCAGTGATCTTTGCGCGCTGCCCCGCCAGCCGCGCCTCGTCCGCCTCCACGCCCTTGCGTTCGGCCGTGCGCCGGGCGACCTGCTCCATCGTCAGCGCCGCCTGCGCGCCGCCCATCACCCCGGTCATCGCATTGGGCCAGGTGAACAGGAAATCGGCCCCGAAGGCATAGCCGCACATGCCGTAATTCCCCGCCCCGAAGCTGGCCCCGGTATAAAGGGCGATCTTCGGCACCCGCAGATTGGTCACCGCCTGGATCATCTTGGCGCCGTGCTTGATCATGCCCGCACGCTCTGAGGCGGTGCCGACCATGTAACCGGTGGTGTTGTTCAAAAAGACAACCGGCGTGCCGGCCTGGTCCATCGCCTGCAGGAAATGCGTGGCCTTGGCCGCCCCGTCCGGGTCCAGCGGGCCGTTGTTGCCGAGCAGGCCAACCGGCTGCCCCATGACCCGCGCCTGCAGGCAGAGCGTCGCCGGACCGAAATCCGGCTTGAATTCGCGCAAGTCCGAGCCATCCGCGATCCGCGCCGCCACCTCCCGCATGTCGCAGGGGGTGCGGTAGTCGACCGGCACCACGCCCGCAATCTGATCAGGCGGCAGCACCGGCTCGGCGTAATCCGCCAGCGCGGGCCCGCAGGGTGTCCAGCCCAGCCCGGCCACCACCTCGCGGGCGATTTCGATGCCATGGGCGTCATTTGCGGCCAGATACTCCACCAGGCCTGTGGTTGCGGCATGCATCTCCGCGCCGCCGAGGTCCGCGTCCTGCGCCGTCTCGCCGGTCGCCGCCTGCACCAGCGCCGCGCCCGCCAGCATTGCCATGCCGTTGCCCCGGACCCCGATCACATAATCCGACAGCCCCGGCTGATAGGCCCCGCCCGCGGTGGAGGCGCCATGCAGCACCGTGATCACCGGAATGCCCGCCGCCGACAGCCGCGCCAGCCCCGCGAACATGCCGCCGCCATGCGCCCAAAGCTCCACCGTGTAGCGCATCAGGTCAGCCCCGGCGCTTTCCACCAGATGGATGAAGGGCAGCTTCTGCCGCTCGGCGATGGCGATCGCGCCCAGCGCCTTGTCCACCGATTTCTGCGTCATCGCCCCCGCATTGATCCCGGCATCATCGGCAAAGACCATCGCCCGCACGCCCTCGACATACCCGATCCCCAGGATGATCGAGGCGCCGGGGATCGAGGTGTCCGGGTCCGGATCATCCACCAGGTAGGAGGCCATGTTGTACAGTTCCAGGAACGGCAGCCCAGGGTCCAGCAGTGCCGAGACCCGCTCCCGCGGCGACAGCTGCCCGCGCTTGTCGAAGACCGGGCGGCGTTCTTCGGATTTCGCTGCCGCGCGGGCTTCCAAATCGCGCATTCGCTTGACCAGCGCCAGCATGTCTTCGCGGTTTCGGGCGAAGGTTTCGCTGTCCGGGCTGATTTTGGTCTGGAATTCACTCATGAACTGCTTTCCCAATTGGCCTTCCGCCCGGCGCACATCATACCGCTGCCTCCAGCAAGTCCGCATCCACCCGCACCGGCACCGCCAGCAGCAATTGCGCATAGCCCTTGGCCTGCGGATCATTGCGCAAGGACGACGTGCCGCCGCCGCCCAGCGCGCCGTGCAGCAGAATGTTCATCGCGTGGCTGCCGGGCAGATAAAACCGCTCCATCCGCCCGTCCCAGAAATGCCCGAACACCCGGCGCAGATGAGTTTCGCTCAGCGCCTCCCAGATCCAGGGCATCACCTCCGGCCGGCGCGCGATGACGCCGATATTGGCGATGTCGCCCTTGTCGCCGCTGCGCGCCCAGGCGAGGCGGATCAAGGGGACCTCCGCCAGCCGCTTCGCCTGCGGCACCGGCGGCGGCGCAGGCGGCTCCGCCGTCTGCACCGGGATACCCGCCGCCGCAGGCACAGCGCAGGTGCCCGCCGCATCCCGCACGGTCACGGGCACCTCTGCCTTGGGCAGCAGGCAGGAAAACAAGGCCAGAACCGGCGACGGCCGGGGCCGCGCGCCTGCAAACCCGCTAAGCCCCGGCGGCGCCGACAGGCCGAGGCCCACTGCCTCCTTCAGGAACACGCCCACTCCCCTGGCCTCCGGATGGCGCACTGCGATCTTGGCGGCCAACTCCCGCGCGGGCTCGCTCTGCCGCAGCCCGCCGAACTGGCTTTCGCTGCCGATCAGCTCGATGTTCACATCGCTGAAATCCGGCAGCTTCATGCGCCGCAGAACCTCCCGCGACCGGGCCAGCGCCGCCTTGGCAAAGGCCCGCGCCTTGGCTTCGGCATCGAGGCCGTAGAAGGTAAAGTAATGGCCGCTTCGAAAACCGTCCTGCCAGGTGATGCAGGTCTTATACGCACCCGGCACCCCGCGCCCTCTGGCGCCGGCCACCCGCACCCGGTCCGGCCCGGTCTCCGTCACCGTGACGGCAGAGAAATCGCAGACCACATCCGGCAGCACGTAGGCCTGCGGATCGCCGGTCTCATACAGCAGCTGCTCCGCCACCGTCGCGCGGGAGACCAAGCCGCCGGTGCCCGCGGGCTTGGTCACCTCAAACGAACCATCCGCGCAGATCTCCGCTATGGGGTAACCGATCGCGGCCATGCCCGCAGCCGCCGCCTGCCAGTCGGTGAAGTTGCCGCCGGTCGCCTGCGGCCCGCACTCCAGGATATGGCCCGCCAGGCTGCCGCCCGCCAGCCGGTCCAGGTCCGCCGCCCCCCAGCCGAAGCGGTGGATGCAGGCCGCCAGCGTCACCGCGCTGTCCACGCAGCGCCCGGTCACCACAATGTCCGCGCCGCGGTCCAGGGCTGCGGCAATGGGAAAGGCGCCGAGATAGGCGTTGATGCTGGCGATCTCCTCCAGCGGCGGAAACGGCGCGCCGGTGAACATATCCTCGGGCGCGGCCGCCGCCAGCTCCGCCGCGCGTCCAAGCAGGTCGTCGCCTTCGACCACCGCCACCTTCAGTTCCAGCCCCTGCGCAGCGATCTCCTGCCGCAGGGCCGCGGCGCAGGCCTGCGGGTTGACGCCGCCCGCGTTGGAGATGACCCGCACCCCCTGCCGGGCGATCTCCGCCAGGTTCGGTGCCATCGCCGCGGTCACGAAATCTGTTGCATAGCCCGCCTGCGGATCCTTTGCCCGCGCCCGCGCCAGCACCGCCATGGTGATCTCGGCCAGGTAATCATAGACGAGGACATCCAAGCCCCCCGCCGCCAGCAGCTGCGGCGTGGCCAGGGCGGCCTCCCCCCAGAACCCGGCAGCGCCGCCGATGCGCAGTCCTTGTGGCATTGCTCCTCCCCTTGGCCGCCATCCGGTGCACAGCATACACGGATTTGCCCGCAAACGGCGGCCCCCTGCTGCCAGCCTGACCGCCAAGGCCTTGGCCTTGCAACTGTAACCCCGCGTTCGCTGCGGCAGCGGGGGCGTTCCGCCCCAACACGTTACAGAATTTTCAAAGGTGAAAGTTTCAGGTTACATTTCACTTGCCGCGAATCATCTTCCGGCGTAATACCGACCCAACGGTCGGCTTATCCCGCCGCCGCCACAGGAGACGCGAACACCCATGGATGCTTTCATCTGCGATGCCACCCGCACCCCGATCGGCCGCTACGGCGGCGCGCTGAGCCAGGTGCGTACCGATGATCTTGCCGCCCTGCCGATTGCCGCGCTCGCCGCGCGCAACCCGGACGTGGACTGGGGCTCCCTTGACGATGTGATCTTTGGCGATGCCAACCAGGCCGGTGAAAGCAACCGCAACGTGGCCCGCATGGCGGCGCTGCTGGCGGGCCTGCCCACCTCTGTGCCCGGCACCACCATCAACCGTCTCTGCGCCTCCGGCATGGATGCGGTCGGCATGGCGTCCCGCGGGATCAAGGCGGGCGACTATGACATGGCCATCGCCGGCGGCGTCGAAAGCATGAGCCGCGCGCCCTTCGTGATGCCCAAGGCAACTTCTGCCTTCACCCGCGCCAATGCGGTTTACGACACCACCATCGGCTGGCGCTTCGTGAACAAGAAAATGCACGAGTTGTACGGCACCGACTCGATGCCGCAGACCGCCGACAACGTGGCCGACGACTACGGCGTCTCCCGCGAGGATCAGGACGCATTCGCCGCCCGCAGCCAGGCCCGCTGGGCCGCCGCGCATGAGGCCGGCATCTTCAAGGACGAAATCACCCCGGTCACCATCCCGCAGCGCAAGGGCGATGATCTGGTGGTGGACACCGATGAACACCCCCGCCCCGGCACCTCGGCAGAGAAGCTGGCGGGCCTCAAGGGCGTCAACGGCCCGGACAAGACCGTGACCGCAGGCAATGCGTCCGGCGTCAACGACGGTGCCGCAGCGATCCTGATGGCGAATGAAGCGGCTGCGGCGAAGAACGGTCTGAAACCGATGGCCCGCATCGTCGGCATGGCCGCCGCAGGCGTCGAGCCGCGCATCATGGGCATCGGTCCGGTGCCCGCCACCCGCAAGGTTCTGGCCCGCACCGGCCTGACCATCGAACAGATGGACGTGATCGAACTGAACGAGGCGTTTGCCAGCCAAGGCCTTGCGACACTGCGCGAGCTTGGCCTTCCGGACGATGCGCCCCATGTTAATCCCAATGGCGGTGCCATTGCACTGGGCCACCCGCTCGGCATGTCCGGCGCGCGGCTGGTGCTGACCGCCGCCTACCAACTGCAGCGCACCGGCGGGCGTTACGCGCTCTGCACCATGTGCGTCGGCGTCGGACAGGGCACCGCCCTGATCCTCGAACGCGTTTAACGAAACCCTGAGGAGGTCCCAGACATGTATGCTCAGATGGTCCAATCCGAAGCGACCCAGGACGATCCGGAAAAGCTGGCCGCCTTTCAGGCCCGCATTGATGCCGGAGAAAAGATCGAACCCAAGGACTGGATGCCCGAAGGCTACCGCAAGACGCTGATCCGCCAGATCGGCCAGCACGCCCATTCGGAAATCGTCGGCCAGCTGCCCGAGGGCAACTGGATCACCCGCGCCCCCACGCTGGAGCGCAAGGCGATCCTGCTCGCCAAGGTGCAGGATGAGGCAGGCCACGGCCTGTACCTTTACTGCGCGGCGGAGACCATGGGCGTGTCGCGCGACGAGCTCACCGAAATGCTGCTTGATGGGCGCATGAAATACTCCTCGATCTTCAACTACCCGACGCTGAACTGGGCCGACATCGGTGCAGTCGGCTGGCTGGTGGATGGCGCGGCGATCATGAACCAGGTGCCGCTGCAGCGGACCTCGTTCGGCCCCTATTCCCGCGCGATGATCCGCATCTGCAAGGAAGAAAGCTTCCACGCCCGCCAGGGGTTCGACGCTATCCGCAAGATGGCCGAGGGCACGCCTGCTCAAAAGAAAATGGCGCAGGATGCGGTCAACCGGCTGTGGTTCCCGGCGCTGATGATGTTCGGCCCGTCCGACAAGGACTCGGTCCATTCCGCCCAGTCGATGGCCTGGAAGATCAAGATCAACACCAACGACGAGCTGCGCCAGAAATTCGTCGACCAGACGGTGCCGCAGATCGAATTCCTCGGTCTCGACCTGCCGGACCCCACGATCAAGTGGAACGAGGAGCGCGGCCATTACGACTACAGCGACCCGGACTGGTCGGAGTTCTTCGACGTGATCCAGGGCAACGGCCCCTGCAACGTCGACCGGCTCGCCGCCCGCAACAAGGCCTGGGACGACGGTGCCTGGGTCCGCGACGGCCTGCTGGCCCACGCCAGGAAGAAAGCCGCGCGCCAGCACGCCGCCGAGTAACCCCAAGCATTCCGGCGCTCCGCTCCCCTGCCGGGACCCGGCGCAGCGCCCCCTCAGCCAGGAGGATTTGAGACATGAAAAACGAATGGCCCCTCTGGGAAATCTTCATCCGCGGCCAGCACGGGATGAGCCACCGCCACGTCGGCTCGCTGCATGCGCCGGACGCCGAAATGGCGATCAAGAACGCCCGCGACGTCTATACCCGCCGCAACGAAGGCGTGTCGATCTGGGTGGTCGAGGCGAACCACATCGCCGCCTCCTCGCCCAGCGACAAGGGCCCGCTCTATGAGCCGTCCGAGTCGAAGGTCTACCGCCACCCGACCTTCTTCGACATCCCCGAAGAAGTGGGGGCAATGTAATGACCCGCGACGACGCATTTACCCAGTTCCTGCTGCGGATGGGGGACAACACCCTGATCCTCGGCCACCGGGTCAGTGAATGGTGCGGCCACGCGCCGGTGCTGGAAGAGGACATCGCGCTGGCCAACACCGCGCTGGACCTGATCGGCCAGACCCAGATGTGGCTTGGCCTTGCCGGTGAAGTGCAGGGCGAAGGCAAATCCGCCGACGACCTCGCCTTCCTGCGCGACGCCTGGGATTTCCGCAACGTGCTGCTGTGCGAGGTGCCCAACGGCGACTTCGGCCGCACCCTGATGCGCCAGTTCCTGTTCGACGCCTGGCATTCGATCCAGTTGGGCCGGCTGATGAAATCCTCGGACGAGCGGGTCGCCGCAATTGCCGAGAAGGCCTCGAAAGAGGTGGCCTATCATCTGGAGCGTTCCGCCGACACCGTGGTCGGCCTGGGCGACGGCACCGAGGAAAGCCACCGGCGGATGCAGGAGGCGCTGGACTATCTGTGGCCCTATGTGGGCGAGATGTTCCAGTCGGACGAGACCGACGCCGAAATGGTCAAGGCAGGCATCGCGCCCGACCCGGCGAGCCTGCGCGAAGAATACGACGCGTTGATCTCCCGCATCCTGAGCGATGCGACCTTGACCGTTCCGGACAGCAGCTTTGCCCACAAGGGCGGCCGCACCGGTGCAATGCATACCGAGCACCTGGGCCATCTGCTGACCCAGATGCAATGGCTGCAGCGCGCCTATCCCGGCGCCAAGTGGTAAGGCCGCGGCCAGCGAACTGAAGGCAACGCCCGTCACGAGCGGCGGGCGTTGGACCCCCGCCCCGCGGGGGCGCAATGGGCGTTGCCCGGCGCACTGCCGGGCGGAACAGCCAATGAGGGTAACCGCATGAGCCAAGTGACAACTCAGCCAAGCACTGACCAGATCTGGGAGTGGCTCGACGCCGTGCCGGATCCGGAAATCCCGGTGATCTCGGTCGTCGACCTCGGCATCGTCCGCGGTGTGGAATGGCAGGGCGAAACCCTGGTTGTTTCCGTCACCCCCACTTACTCGGGCTGCCCGGCGACCTCGATCATCAGCCTCGACATCGAGACTGCGCTGCGCAGCAAGGGGATCGAAGACCTGAAGATCGAAACCCAGATCTCCCCCGCCTGGACCACCGACTGGCTGTCGGAAAAGGGCCGCGCCAAGCTGGAGGAGTTCGGCATCGCCCCGCCCCAGCCCGCGGGCGGCCCGGAAAAATGCCCGCGTTGCGGCAGCAAGAACCTCACCAAGGTCAGCCAGTTCGGCTCGACCCCCTGCAAGGCCCACTGGCGCTGCCAGGACTGCCTCGAACCTTTTGATTATTTCAAGTGCATCTGAGGAGACCCTGATGGCGCGCTTTCACGACCTTGAAGTCACCGATGTCCGCAAGACCATCCGCGATGCGGTGGTTGTCACCCTGAAGCCCGTGAACGGCGCGGCTGAGGAATTTGATTTCACCCAAGGCCAGTACCTGACCTTCCGCCGCGACTTCGACGGCGAGGAGCTGCGCCGCAGCTACTCGATCTGCGCGGGCAAGGGCGAAGGCATCCTGCAGGTCGGCATCAAACGCGTCGACGGCGGCGCGTTCTCGACCTGGGCCAACACCGAGCTTAAGGCCGGCGACACGCTGCAGGCGATGGCACCGACGGGCACCTTCTTCACCCCGCTCGATGCAGGTGCAGAGAAAAACTACCTGGGCTTTGCCGGCGGCTCCGGCATCACGCCGGTGCTGTCGATCCTCAAGACCACGCTGGCGGCGGAGCCCAAATCCTCCTTCACGCTGGTCTACGCCAACAAGGGCGTGAACACGATCATGTTCCGCGAGGAGCTGGAGGATCTGAAAAACCTCTACATGGGCCGCTTCAACGTGATCCATATTCTGGAATCCGACGCCCAGGAAATCGACCTGTTCACCGGCCTGGTGACAGAGGAGAAATGCGCTCAGCTTTTCAAGCATTGGATCGACATCGAAAACGTGGACACCGCCTTCATCTGCGGCCCGGAGCCGATGATGCTGGGCATCGCCGCCGCCCTGCGCAATGCGGGGCTTGATGACAGCCAGATCAAGTTCGAACTGTTTGCCTCTGCCCAGCCGGGCCGGGCCAAGCGCAAGGCCGCCGCAACCGGTGCGGCCAGCAGCGCCAACCAGACCAAGGCGGCGATCACCCTGGACGGCGCCACTCAGACCATCCAGATGGGCAAGGACATGACCCTCTTGGATGCGGCGCTGGAAAACGCGATGGACGCGCCCTATGCCTGCAAGGCGGGGGTGTGCTCCACATGCCGCTGCAAGGTGCTGGAAGGCGAGGTCGAGATGGTCGCCAACCACGCGCTGGAGGACTACGAGGTCGAAAAGGGCTATGTGCTGTCCTGCCAGGCCTATCCGGTGACCGATACCGTCGTGGTCGATTACGACCAGTAAAACCTGCCCGAGGGAGGAAAGATCATGACTGACGAGATGAGCATCACCAGCTATCTGGCGCAGGGCGGCGTGCTAAGCAACCCGTCCAACGTGCCGCCGCGCTACCGCGCCGAGCTGATGAAGCTGATGGCGACCTTCGTCGACAGCGAACTGGCCGGGGCCGCGGGCTTTGCCGACATCATCAACGAAGGCCCCGGCATCAAGGCCCGTATCGCCGCGGCGCGGATCGTGCTGGAAAAGACCGACCACGCCGAGAAGGTGCTGCGGATCATGGGCGACTTCGGCGCCGATACCGAGCGCTATGCCGACCATCACCCCTGGACCGCGCGGCTGGAGCGGGAGGCCGATATCGGCCAGAGCCGCACCAAGCACGACATGCGTCTGGCGGTGTTCAACTACCCGCTGGAAGGCTGGGCCGATGCGGTGGTGATGAACCTGCTGATGGGCCGCGCGGTGGCGCTGCAGCTGGAGGAGCTGAGCCATGTCTCCTACCAGCCGCTGGCCGAAGCCTTCCGCGCCATCCTGCCGGTGGAGACCCGGCACGCGGAGCTGGCCGAG containing:
- a CDS encoding sulfatase-like hydrolase/transferase, with translation MNILYIMFDQLRFDYLSCAGHPHLQTPHIDGLAAKGVRFTRAYVQSPTCGSSRMSSYTGRYPSSHGVQFNSYPLRVGEWTMGDHLRKAGMGCHLIGKTHMVADAEGMQRLGLAPDSVIGVRQSECGFDPWVRDDGLWAEGPDGFYDSKRSPYNEYLKGKGYPGENPWSDFANAGVEGQDIASGWFMVNADKPANIAEEDSETPWLTTQAMEFIAQAEGPWCAHLSYIKPHWPYIVPAPYHDMYGPEHVLPAVRSDAEREDAHPVFGGMMNNMIGKTFSRDEVREKVIPAYMGLIKQADDQMGRLFAWLEKTGRMQDTMIVVTSDHGDYLGDHWLGEKNLFHEPSIKVPLIIYDPRAEADATRGTTCDELVEAIDLLPTFLEAAGGEPAPHILEGRSLMPLLRGETPKWRDYAIAEFDYSTMPLCEKLGLEPKDARLFMVTDKRWKFMHAEGGLRPMLFDMENDPDELADLAKGGGHQGIIDLMYSRLLEWGLRMSQRITLSDAQITARRGTSGRKGILLGVYEADEAAPELTAKYRGPVPR
- a CDS encoding GNAT family N-acetyltransferase — protein: MRNGINRLFSDYVLSTYTPDHFAGALQNPAERLIVSQNQEGIDGCIRISHGRPSPAGGPSRTEISTLYVQPRHQRRRIGRHLLEAGLKTCRSEGWDAPWLAANAQNTRAIAFYLRHGFEPAGQTFFQVQDSQYLNDVLQYRGSWPPAET
- a CDS encoding biotin carboxylase N-terminal domain-containing protein produces the protein MSSFDTILVANRGEIALRVMRTVRAMGLKSAAVYTDADAGSPHADFAGTAIRIGAGPAADSYLAIDKIIAAAREAGAGAVHPGYGFLSENAEFARACAAAGLVFIGPAPEAIDLMGNKAAAKRRMLAAGVPCVPGYEGADQAADVLAAEAARIGFPVMIKAAAGGGGKGMRLVRQAADFGAALDLARSEALAAFGCGDVILERALLHPRHVEVQIFGDAHGTVIHLGERDCSIQRRHQKVVEEAPSPAVDAALRARMGAAAVTAAQAIGYQGAGTVEFLLDRDGAFYFLEMNTRLQVEHPVTEMITGLDLVELQIRVARGEPLGLAQGDVQLEGHAIEARLYAEDAAQGFLPQSGRIAHWQPPCGDGVRADSGIVSGQQVPAFYDPLLAKLIAHGRTRADARLRLMAALQDCVLFGPVCNRDFLLQVLAHPQFAQGDITTAFIASHFPDGLAVAVPSSIWALGAALIHRAEQQRCAAAAGGVAAELLGWSSRGSLHAFVGLSCNGETQSVQVSDEPGRLRVAGPGWLHRVTGEGEGLRVDGRRADLRSWRLVGDRLQVATAAQIVTFTRQRATCGAQTAGQAGQVVAPMHGVVRDICVAEGDRVAAGSRLAVMEAMKMQHEIRAAAPGAVAAVAVRSGAQVQAGQVLLVITPQEDAGT
- a CDS encoding acyl-CoA carboxylase subunit beta: MSEFQTKISPDSETFARNREDMLALVKRMRDLEARAAAKSEERRPVFDKRGQLSPRERVSALLDPGLPFLELYNMASYLVDDPDPDTSIPGASIILGIGYVEGVRAMVFADDAGINAGAMTQKSVDKALGAIAIAERQKLPFIHLVESAGADLMRYTVELWAHGGGMFAGLARLSAAGIPVITVLHGASTAGGAYQPGLSDYVIGVRGNGMAMLAGAALVQAATGETAQDADLGGAEMHAATTGLVEYLAANDAHGIEIAREVVAGLGWTPCGPALADYAEPVLPPDQIAGVVPVDYRTPCDMREVAARIADGSDLREFKPDFGPATLCLQARVMGQPVGLLGNNGPLDPDGAAKATHFLQAMDQAGTPVVFLNNTTGYMVGTASERAGMIKHGAKMIQAVTNLRVPKIALYTGASFGAGNYGMCGYAFGADFLFTWPNAMTGVMGGAQAALTMEQVARRTAERKGVEADEARLAGQRAKITAHFDRQSDAFYTSGRVLDMGMIDPRDTRAVLGFCLQTCQEARARQLNPNSFGVARI
- a CDS encoding acyclic terpene utilization AtuA family protein — translated: MPQGLRIGGAAGFWGEAALATPQLLAAGGLDVLVYDYLAEITMAVLARARAKDPQAGYATDFVTAAMAPNLAEIARQGVRVISNAGGVNPQACAAALRQEIAAQGLELKVAVVEGDDLLGRAAELAAAAPEDMFTGAPFPPLEEIASINAYLGAFPIAAALDRGADIVVTGRCVDSAVTLAACIHRFGWGAADLDRLAGGSLAGHILECGPQATGGNFTDWQAAAAGMAAIGYPIAEICADGSFEVTKPAGTGGLVSRATVAEQLLYETGDPQAYVLPDVVCDFSAVTVTETGPDRVRVAGARGRGVPGAYKTCITWQDGFRSGHYFTFYGLDAEAKARAFAKAALARSREVLRRMKLPDFSDVNIELIGSESQFGGLRQSEPARELAAKIAVRHPEARGVGVFLKEAVGLGLSAPPGLSGFAGARPRPSPVLALFSCLLPKAEVPVTVRDAAGTCAVPAAAGIPVQTAEPPAPPPVPQAKRLAEVPLIRLAWARSGDKGDIANIGVIARRPEVMPWIWEALSETHLRRVFGHFWDGRMERFYLPGSHAMNILLHGALGGGGTSSLRNDPQAKGYAQLLLAVPVRVDADLLEAAV
- the pcaF gene encoding 3-oxoadipyl-CoA thiolase produces the protein MDAFICDATRTPIGRYGGALSQVRTDDLAALPIAALAARNPDVDWGSLDDVIFGDANQAGESNRNVARMAALLAGLPTSVPGTTINRLCASGMDAVGMASRGIKAGDYDMAIAGGVESMSRAPFVMPKATSAFTRANAVYDTTIGWRFVNKKMHELYGTDSMPQTADNVADDYGVSREDQDAFAARSQARWAAAHEAGIFKDEITPVTIPQRKGDDLVVDTDEHPRPGTSAEKLAGLKGVNGPDKTVTAGNASGVNDGAAAILMANEAAAAKNGLKPMARIVGMAAAGVEPRIMGIGPVPATRKVLARTGLTIEQMDVIELNEAFASQGLATLRELGLPDDAPHVNPNGGAIALGHPLGMSGARLVLTAAYQLQRTGGRYALCTMCVGVGQGTALILERV